In Vitis vinifera cultivar Pinot Noir 40024 chromosome 11, ASM3070453v1, a genomic segment contains:
- the LOC100264570 gene encoding subtilisin-like protease SBT6.1, with amino-acid sequence MVASRSSFAYYFLLVLVSFCLLRLGDRINYETLTLTPPRTNTTAVSDVNDVVDREAARRNYIVRFVEYKDAEDHRAYLQGKIGLDGWEWIERRNPAAKFPTDFGVVAIDDSVRTALIEEFERLELVKDVSADLSYSRSVLAEGDGRVGAFVDGKKRPGKIFSSMSYCEGQCYATAISNSTISWNRQLLMQRYQVTSFFGARGLWEKGYTGAKVKMAIFDTGIRANHPHFRNIKERTNWTNEDTLNDNLGHGTFVAGVIAGQYDECLGFAPDTEIYAFRVFTDAQVSYTSWFLDAFNYAIATNMDVLNLSIGGPDYLDLPFVEKVWELTANNIIMVSAIGNDGPLYGTLNNPADQSDVIGVGGIDYGDHIASFSSRGMSTWEIPHGYGRVKPDVVAYGREIMGSSISANCKSLSGTSVASPVVAGVVCLLVSVIPEHDRKNILNPASMKQALVEGAARLPDANMYEQGAGRVHLLESYEILKSYQPRASIFPSILDYTDCPYSWPFCRQPLYAGAMPVIFNATILNGMGVLGYVESPPTWHPSEEEGNLLSIRFTYSEVIWPWTGYLALHMQIKEEAALFSGEIEGNVTVKIYSPPAQGEKNVRRSTCVLQLKLKVVPTPPRSKRVLWDQFHSIKYPPGYIPRDSLDVRNDILDWHGDHLHTNFHIMFNMLRDAGYYVETLGSPLTCFDARQYGTLLLVDLEDEYFKEEIQKLRDDVINTGLGLAVFAEWYNVDTMVKMRFFDDNTRSWWTPVTGGANIPALNDLLAPFGIAFGDKILNGDFSIDGEHSRYASGTDIVRFPAGGYVHAFPFMDSSESAATQNVLLTSGMAKADSPILGLLELGEGRIAVYGDSNCLDSSHMVTHCYWLLRKILDFTSGNIKDPVLFSTSVRRAAALYQDDNQLPSRRTDVDFSTYSAVVGKELICRSDSRFEVWGTKGYSIHVMGRNRRLPGYPAIDLGRGLNSTVETSNLKQPQWTQNNKGEHSGNNIFGLLYRDELDMPVLVASHWLVPALVAISGLLLFLSFWRIRQKRRRRRKGSSSGRLGNL; translated from the exons ATGGTTGCTTCTCGAAGCTCCTTCGCCTATTATTTCCTGCTCGTCCTTGTTTCGTTCTGTCTGCTCCGTTTGGGAGACCGAATCAATTacgaaaccctaaccctaaccccaCCACGAACCAATACAACGGCCGTAAGCGACGTAAACGACGTCGTTGACCGCGAAGCAGCACGGAGGAACTACATCGTCAGGTTTGTTGAGTACAAAGATGCTGAAGATCACCGAGCCTACCTCCAAGGAAAGATCGGATTGGACGGTTGGGAGTGGATCGAGAGGCGGAATCCGGCGGCGAAATTTCCGACGGATTTCGGCGTGGTGGCGATCGATGACTCGGTTCGGACGGCTCTCATTGAGGAGTTTGAGAGATTGGAGCTCGTGAAGGATGTTTCAGCTGATTTGAGCTATTCGAGGAGCGTTCTCGCCGAGGGAGATGGCCGAGTGGGAGCATTCGTGGATGGGAAGAAACGGCCGGGGAAGATATTCTCCTCAATGTCGTACTGCGAAGGACAGTGTTATGCAACAGCTATTAGTAATTCCACGATTAGCTGGAATCGCCAGCTCTTGATGCAG AGATACCAAGTTACTTCCTTCTTTGGAGCACGTGGGCTTTGGGAGAAAGGGTACACGGGTGCAAAGGTCAAAATGGCCATATTTGACACTGGCATTCGGGCGAATCACCCACATTTCCGGAACATCAAG GAGCGCACAAATTGGACAAATGAGGATACACTAAATGACAATCTTGGGCATGGAACCTTTGTGGCAGGGGTTATTGCTGGTCAATATGACGAGTGTCTTGGTTTTGCACCAGACACCGAGATTTACGCTTTTCGAGTATTTACAGATGCACAG GTATCATACACATCATGGTTCCTTGATGCATTCAACTATGCCATTGCAACCAATATGGATGTGCTAAATTTGAGCATAGGTGGACCTGATTACTTGGATCTTCCATTTGTAGAGAAG GTTTGGGAACTAACAGCAAATAACATTATCATGGTTTCGGCAATTGGAAATGATGGACCACTTTATGGTACTTTGAACAATCCTGCAGATCAAAGCGATGTTATTGGTGTTGGTGGTATTGACTATGGTGATCACATAGCTTCATTCTCTTCTCGTGGCATGAGTACTTGGGAAATTCCTCATGG ATATGGTCGAGTGAAGCCAGATGTTGTCGCATATGGAAGGGAAATTATGGGATCCAGTATCAGTGCTAATTGTAAAAGTTTATCAGGCACTAGCGTTGCAAGCCCTGTGGTTGCTGGTGTGGTCTGTCTGCTTGTAAGTGTCATCCCTGAACACGACCGCAAGAACATTTTAAATCCAGCAAGCATGAAGCAAGCACTGGTCGAAGGCGCAGCAAGGCTTCCTGATGCCAATATGTATGAGCAGGGTGCAGGCAGAGTTCATCT GTTGGAATCTTATGAAATCCTGAAGAGCTACCAACCTCGGGCAAGCATCTTTCCTAGCATTCTTGATTATACGGACTGCCCTTATTCTTGGCCCTTCTGTCGTCAACCGCTCTATGCAGGTGCCATGCCTGTTATCTTCAATGCTACCATTTTGAATGGGATGGGGGTACTTGGATATGTTGAAAGTCCTCCAACATGGCATCCTTCAGAGGAGGAAGGCAATCTTCTCAGCATTCGCTTCACATACTCAGAAGTCATATGGCCTTGGACTGGTTATCTAGCACTCCACAtgcaaataaaagaagaagCTGCACTGTTTTCTGGAGAGATTGAGGGCAATGTAACTGTGAAAATATATAGCCCACCAGCTCAAGGAGAAAAGAATGTTCGAAGAAGTACCTGTGTACTTCAGTTGAAACTAAAAGTGGTTCCAACTCCTCCAAGATCAAAAAGAGTCCTTTGGGATCAATTTCACAGTATCAAATATCCACCTGGTTATATTCCAAGAGACTCTTTGGATGTTCGCAATGACATTCTTGATTGGCATGGAGATCATCTGCAcacaaattttcatattatgtTTAACATGTTAAGAGATGCTGGATACTATGTTGAAACACTGGGTTCACCTCTTACTTGCTTTGATGCCCGCCAGTATGGTACCCTTCTTCTGGTGGATCTCGAAGATGAGTACTTTAAAGAAGAGATCCAAAAACTTAGGGACGATGTTATCAATACTGGATTGGGCTTGGCTGTATTTGCAGAATGGTATAATGTGGATACAATGGTGAAGATGAGATTTTTCGATGACAACACACGGAGCTGGTGGACCCCTGTTACTGGAGGTGCAAATATTCCTGCTCTGAATGATCTTTTGGCACCATTTGGGATTGCTTTTGGAGATAAGATACTCAATGGTGATTTTTCTATTGATGGTGAGCATAGTCGATATGCATCTGGAACGGATATTGTAAGGTTTCCAGCAGGTGGGTATGTGCATGCCTTCCCTTTCATGGATAGCTCGGAGAGTGCAGCCACTCAGAATGTACTGCTAACTTCTGGCATGGCCAAG GCAGACTCTCCCATTCTTGGCCTTCTGGAGTTGGGTGAGGGTCGTATTGCCGTTTATGGAGACTCCAACTGTTTGGACAGCAGCCACATGGTTACTCACTGTTATTGGCTtctaagaaaaatattagatttcACCAGTGGGAATATCAAAGATCCAGTGCTTTTCTCAACTTCTGTTAGACGAGCTGCAGCCTTGTACCAAGATGACAACCAATTACCATCTCGAAGAACTGATGTTGATTTTTCTACATATTCTGCTGTTGTAGGAAAGGAATTGATCTGCAGAAGTGACTCCAGGTTTGAGGTATGGGGGACTAAAGGTTACAGTATACATGTCATGGGAAGAAACCGAAGATTGCCAGGTTATCCTGCTATTGATTTGGGCAGAGGTTTAAACTCCACTGTTGAGACTTCCAATTTGAAGCAGCCCCAGTGGACTCAAAATAATAAAGGCGAACATTCAGGAAACAATATCTTTGGTTTGCTCTACAGAGACGAG CTTGATATGCCTGTGCTAGTTGCTAGTCATTGGCTTGTCCCGGCTCTTGTTGCCATTTCTG GTCTTCTGCTTTTCTTAAGCTTTTGGCGAATTCGACAGAAGCGGCGCCGGCGTAGGAAAGGATCAAGCTCTGGTCGATTAGGTAATCTTTAG
- the LOC100247489 gene encoding proline-rich receptor-like protein kinase PERK1, producing MSSPSPGQSPGPTSPPSTNTTSPPPPSTNTTAPPPATPAAPPPSSPSPPPPTAPTGSPPTAPAGSPPPPPDSPGSPPPSGQTGSPPPPSRASPPPPPSSPSSNKSPPPPPSDSKSPPPPPSSPSSNTVSTGLVVGIAIGGVVILVVLSLLFICCKKKKRRDHRQDYYVPPPPGPKNDPYGGPPQQWQHNVPPPADHAVTVFPKPSPPPGTASRPPHSPVQVPTPPPPPQPPFVSSSGGSGSNYSGSDNPLPPPSPSIALGFSKSTFTYEELVMATDGFSNANLLGQGGFGYVHRGVLPNGKEVAVKQLKAGSGQGEREFQAEVEIISRVHHKHLVTLAGYCITGSHRLLVYEFVPNNTLEFHLHGKGRPTMDWSTRLKIALGSAKGLAYLHEDCHPKIIHRDIKAANILLDFKFEAKVADFGLAKFSSDANTHVSTRVMGTFGYLAPEYAASGKLSDKSDVFSFGVMLLELLTGRRPVDANQTFMEDSLVDWARPLLTRALEDGNFDTLVDPRLQKDYNHHEMARMVACAAACVRHSARRRPRMSQIVRALEGDASLSDLNEGMRPGQSSIYSSHGSSDYDTNQYNEDMIKFRKMALASRDYGSSEYSGPTSEYGLYPSGSSSEGQRTTREMEMGKMKKDSRGYSGGSEK from the exons ATGTCGTCACCGTCGCCGGGGCAGTCCCCTGGTCCGACTTCGCCCCCCTCTACAAACACTACCTCGCCTCCGCCCCCCTCTACAAACACCACCGCGCCTCCTCCGGCCACTCCTGCTGCGCCTCCGCCATCTTCGCCGTCGCCTCCACCGCCCACTGCACCGACGGGATCGCCGCCTACAGCCCCGGCTGGTTCTCCTCCGCCTCCTCCGGACTCTCCTGGCTCTCCACCACCTTCGGGCCAAACCGGTTCACCACCGCCACCTTCTAGGGCTTCTccgccaccaccaccatctTCACCATCTTCGAACAAGAGCCCACCGCCACCTCCGTCCGACTCAAAATCACCTCCGCCGCCGCCTTCGTCTCCATCCTCAAACACTGTATCTACAGGTCTTGTAGTTGGAATCGCCATAGGTGGAGTTGTTATTCTCGTGGTGCTGAGTCTTCTCTTCATATGTtgcaagaagaagaagaggagagaTCACAGACAGGACTACTATGTGCCGCCGCCGCCGGGCCCGAAAA ATGATCCGTATGGTGGTCCACCACAGCAGTGGCAACACAATGTCCCTCCACCTGCAGATCATGCTGTCACAGTGTTTCCAAAGCCCTCTCCTCCACCAGGAACTGCATCACGCCCGCCCCACTCACCGGTGCAGGTTCCTACACCTCCGCCACCTCCACAACCACCTTTTGTGAGCAGCAGTGGTGGTTCAGGGTCCAATTATTCAGGATCTGACAACCCTCTCCCCCCACCTTCCCCTAGCATTGCTTTAGGTTTCTCAAAGAGCACATTCACGTATGAAGAATTGGTGATGGCAACAGATGGCTTCTCAAATGCCAACCTTCTTGGACAAGGTGGTTTTGGGTATGTGCACAGAGGTGTCCTTCCCAATGGGAAAGAAGTTGCAGTTAAGCAGCTCAAAGCTGGAAGTGGGCAGGGGGAGCGTGAATTTCAGGCAGAGGTTGAGATCATTAGTCGAGTACATCACAAACATCTTGTAACCTTAGCTGGATATTGCATCACTGGATCACATAGACTGCTTGTTTATGAGTTTGTTCCGAACAACACCTTGGAGTTTCATTTACATG GAAAAGGACGACCTACTATGGATTGGTCCACAAGACTGAAAATTGCTTTAGGATCTGCAAAAGGACTCGCATACTTGCACGAGGATT GTCACCCTAAGATCATTCATCGCGATATCAAGGCAGCTAATATACTTTTGGATTTCAAGTTTGAGGCAAAG GTTGCAGATTTTGGACTTGCTAAGTTTTCTTCTGATGCCAATACTCATGTCTCGACTCGGGTAATGGGAACTTTTGG GTACTTGGCTCCAGAATATGCTGCAAGTGGGAAACTTTCAGACAAGTCAGATGTTTTCTCCTTTGGAGTCATGCTTCTTGAGTTGCTTACTGGTCGCAGACCTGTTGATGCAAACCAAACCTTCATGGAAGATAGTTTGGTGGACTGG GCGAGACCTTTGCTCACAAGAGCTCTTGAAGATGGAAACTTTGATACTCTTGTTGATCCGCGCTTGCAAAAGGATTACAACCACCACGAAATGGCTCGCATGGTTGCTTGTGCTGCTGCTTGTGTGCGTCATTCAGCCCGGCGTCGACCAAGAATGAGCCAG ATTGTCCGGGCATTGGAAGGAGATGCATCTCTATCTGATCTTAATGAAGGAATGAGACCTGGGCAAAGCTCAATCTACAGTTCCCATGGAAGTTCAGACTATGACACCAACCAGTACAATGAGGACATGATAAAATTCAGAAAGATGGCGTTGGCAAGCAGGGACTATGGCAGCAGTGAGTACAGTGGACCTACAAGTGAATATGGTTTGTATCCATCTGGCTCAAGTAGCGAAGGCCAACGAACCACCCGAGAGATGGAGATGGGAAAGATGAAGAAAGACAGTCGAGGCTACAGTGGAGGCTCTGAAAAATAA